One Branchiostoma floridae strain S238N-H82 chromosome 1, Bfl_VNyyK, whole genome shotgun sequence genomic region harbors:
- the LOC118415875 gene encoding protein PFC0760c-like: MKLRLRHLLLLLLGFLLVVPDGMGVRAQDDDDDDDDDDDDIDNDDDDDDDDDEDGDEDDDDDDEDDDDGIEDDEDDEDDDDDDDDEDDDADADDDDDDDDDDDDDDDDDDDDDDDDDDDEEDHEKNSLCNYICDSCDFCEFCDRCPCRINDEEEYCDKCKFCRFCGVCETFCESYGCTPGSFLDKFTSTVFEKIDKHVIDLDDDDDDDDDDDDDKDEL, from the exons ATGAAGCTCAGATTAAGGCACTTGTTGCTGCTTCTCCTAGGATTCCTCCTAGTTGTACCTGACGGTATGGGTGTAAGAGCTCAggatgacgacgatgatgatgacgacgatgatgatgatattgataacgatgatgacgacgacgacgacgatgatgaagatggtgatgaagatgatgatgatgatgatgaagatgatgatgatggtatagAAGACGACGAAGACgacgaagatgatgatgatgacgatgatgatgaagatgatgatgctGACGCtgatgatgacgacgacgacgatgatgatgatgacgatgatgatgatgacgacgatgatgatgatgatgatgatgacgatgatgaagaGGACCACGAGAAAAACTCCCTTTGTAATTACATCTGCGATAGCTGCGAC TTCTGTGAATTCTGCGATAGATGTCCCTGCCGAATCAATGACGAAGAAGAGTACTGCGACAAGTGCAAG TTCTGCAGATTCTGTGGCGTCTGTGAAACCTTCTGTGAGAGTTACGGGTGCACGCCTGGGTCATTCCTGGACAAGTTCACATCGACTGTCTTCGA aaaaatCGATAAACACGTCATCGACCTTGATGACGACGACGAtgacgacgacgatgatgatgacgataaaGATGAGCTATAG